The following are from one region of the Escherichia sp. E4742 genome:
- the flgJ gene encoding flagellar assembly peptidoglycan hydrolase FlgJ, with amino-acid sequence MISDSKLLASAAWDAQSLNDLKAKAGEDPAANIRPVARQVEGMFVQMMLKSMREALPKDGLFSSENTQLYTSMYDQQIAQQMTAGKGLGLAEMMVKQMTPEQPLPAEEMPAGPMKFPLETVMSFQNKALKQMVQKALPHNFDALLPGDSKAFLAQLSQPAQLASQQSGVPHHLILAQAALESGWGQRQIRRENGEPSYNVFGVKASGNWKGPVTEITTTEYENGEAKKVKAKFRVYSSYFEALSDYVGLLTRNPRYAAVTRAASAELGAQALQDAGYATDPEYARKLTNMIQQLKSVSDKVSKTYSMSIDNLF; translated from the coding sequence ATGATTAGCGACAGCAAACTGCTGGCGAGCGCCGCCTGGGATGCACAATCACTTAACGATCTGAAAGCGAAAGCGGGCGAAGATCCAGCAGCAAATATTCGCCCGGTAGCTCGCCAGGTGGAAGGGATGTTTGTGCAGATGATGCTAAAAAGCATGCGTGAAGCCTTACCGAAAGATGGTCTGTTCAGTAGCGAGAATACCCAGCTCTACACCAGCATGTATGACCAGCAGATAGCCCAACAGATGACAGCAGGCAAAGGTCTGGGACTTGCGGAGATGATGGTAAAACAGATGACGCCAGAGCAGCCATTGCCAGCAGAAGAAATGCCTGCCGGACCGATGAAATTCCCACTTGAAACAGTGATGAGTTTTCAAAATAAAGCGCTCAAGCAGATGGTGCAAAAAGCTTTACCGCACAATTTTGATGCTTTGTTGCCTGGTGACAGCAAAGCGTTCCTTGCACAGCTCTCGCAGCCAGCTCAATTGGCAAGTCAGCAAAGCGGTGTGCCACATCACCTGATCCTCGCCCAGGCTGCACTGGAATCAGGCTGGGGACAACGACAAATTCGTCGCGAAAATGGCGAGCCGAGCTACAACGTGTTTGGCGTAAAAGCGTCAGGTAACTGGAAAGGGCCAGTTACTGAAATCACTACCACCGAATATGAAAACGGCGAAGCGAAGAAAGTAAAGGCGAAGTTTCGTGTTTACAGTTCTTATTTCGAAGCATTGTCAGATTACGTTGGGCTGTTAACCCGTAATCCACGCTACGCCGCCGTGACTCGCGCTGCCAGCGCCGAGTTGGGGGCGCAGGCATTACAGGACGCGGGCTATGCTACCGATCCTGAGTATGCCCGCAAACTCACCAATATGATTCAGCAATTGAAATCGGTAAGCGACAAGGTGAGCAAAACCTACAGTATGAGTATCGATAATCTGTTCTGA
- the flgK gene encoding flagellar hook-associated protein FlgK: MSSLINNAMSGLNAAQAALNTASNNISSYNVAGYTRQTTIMAQANSTLGAGGWGGNGVYVSGVQREYDAFITNQLRAAQTQSSGLTSRYEQMSKIDNMLSGSTTSLATQMQDFFTSLQTLVSNAEDPAARQALIGKAEGLVNQFKTTDQYLRDQDKQVNIAIGASVDQINNYAKQIASLNDQISRLTGVGAGASPNDLLDQRDQLVSELNQIVGVEVSVQDGGTYNITMANGYSLVQGSSARQLAAVPSSADPSRTTVAYVDGTTEDIEIPEKLLNTGSLGGILTFRSQDLDQTRNTLGQLALAFAEAFNAQHNKGYDANGKEGEDFFAIGKPAVLENSKNKGSSAIGATVTDSSAVLATDYKISFKDNQWQVTRLASNTTFTVVPDADGKVSFDGLELTFTGTPKPNDNFTLKPVSDAIVNMDVLITDEAKIAMASDETAGESDNRNGQALLDLQTNGKTVGGGKSFNDAYASLVSDIGNKTATLKTSSTTQSNVVTQLSNQQQSISGVNLDEEYGNLQRFQQYYLANAQVLQTANAIFDALINIR, from the coding sequence ATGTCCAGCTTGATTAATAACGCCATGAGCGGACTTAACGCTGCCCAGGCGGCGTTAAATACGGCGAGTAATAATATTTCCAGCTATAACGTTGCTGGATATACCCGACAAACCACCATTATGGCGCAGGCTAACAGTACGTTAGGTGCGGGCGGTTGGGGAGGCAATGGCGTCTATGTTTCTGGCGTGCAACGTGAATACGATGCGTTTATTACCAATCAGTTACGTGCGGCTCAGACCCAGAGTAGCGGCCTGACTTCCCGTTATGAGCAAATGTCGAAAATCGACAATATGCTCTCTGGCAGCACCACGTCGCTGGCAACGCAAATGCAGGACTTCTTTACCAGTTTGCAAACGCTGGTCAGTAACGCAGAAGATCCGGCTGCGCGGCAGGCGCTGATTGGCAAGGCGGAAGGTCTGGTAAATCAGTTTAAAACCACCGACCAGTATCTGCGCGACCAGGACAAACAGGTCAATATCGCGATAGGTGCCAGCGTCGACCAGATCAATAATTATGCCAAACAAATCGCCAGCCTGAACGATCAGATTTCCCGTTTAACAGGCGTGGGAGCAGGGGCTTCACCCAACGATCTCCTTGATCAACGCGATCAACTGGTGAGTGAATTAAACCAGATCGTTGGTGTTGAGGTCAGCGTTCAGGATGGCGGTACTTACAATATCACCATGGCCAATGGTTACTCGCTGGTTCAGGGCAGTTCGGCACGTCAGCTTGCAGCAGTCCCGTCCAGCGCCGATCCTTCTCGTACGACAGTCGCTTATGTTGATGGGACGACGGAAGATATTGAGATCCCAGAGAAATTGCTGAATACGGGGTCACTGGGCGGTATTCTGACATTTCGTTCTCAGGACCTGGACCAGACGCGTAATACGCTCGGGCAACTGGCGCTGGCATTTGCTGAGGCTTTCAATGCCCAACATAACAAGGGGTATGATGCCAATGGTAAAGAAGGGGAGGATTTCTTTGCTATTGGTAAGCCCGCTGTTCTGGAAAATAGCAAAAACAAAGGAAGCTCCGCGATCGGTGCTACGGTAACCGATAGTTCCGCTGTGCTGGCGACAGATTACAAAATCTCGTTCAAAGATAATCAGTGGCAGGTCACCCGTCTGGCCAGCAATACCACTTTTACGGTGGTGCCGGATGCCGACGGTAAAGTCTCATTTGATGGTCTGGAACTGACCTTCACCGGAACGCCAAAACCAAACGACAACTTCACGTTGAAACCGGTAAGCGATGCCATCGTCAATATGGATGTACTAATCACTGACGAAGCGAAAATCGCCATGGCCAGTGACGAAACTGCCGGTGAAAGCGACAACCGCAATGGTCAGGCGCTGCTGGATTTGCAAACTAATGGCAAAACGGTCGGCGGGGGGAAATCCTTTAACGATGCCTATGCCTCCTTGGTTAGCGATATCGGGAATAAAACCGCCACGTTGAAAACCAGCAGCACTACTCAAAGTAATGTGGTGACGCAACTTTCTAATCAGCAGCAGTCTATCTCTGGCGTCAATCTCGACGAAGAGTACGGCAACCTGCAACGTTTTCAGCAGTATTATCTGGCCAATGCCCAGGTTCTGCAGACGGCGAATGCCATTTTTGATGCGCTGATTAACATTCGCTAA
- the flgL gene encoding flagellar hook-associated protein FlgL has translation MRFSTQMMYQQNMRGITNSQAEWMKYGEQMSTGKRVVNPSDDPIAASQAVVLSQAQAQNSQYTLARTFATQKVSLEESVLGQVTTAIQNAQEKIVYASNGTLSDDDRASLATDIQGIRDQLLNLANTTDGNGRYIFAGYKTESAPFSEADGDYVGGTESIKQQVDASRSMVIGHTGDKIFNSITSNAVAEPDGSDSETNLFAMLDSAIAALKTPVADSEADKETSAAALDKTNRGLKNSLNNVLTVRAELGTQLNELESLDSLGSDRALGQTQQMSDLVDVDWNATISSYIMQQTALQASYKAFTDMQGLSLFQLNK, from the coding sequence ATGCGTTTCAGTACCCAGATGATGTACCAGCAAAATATGCGTGGTATCACCAATTCTCAGGCGGAATGGATGAAGTACGGCGAACAGATGTCGACGGGTAAGCGAGTCGTTAACCCTTCTGACGATCCCATTGCAGCATCCCAGGCCGTGGTTCTCTCCCAGGCGCAGGCGCAAAACAGCCAGTACACACTGGCGCGGACTTTTGCAACCCAAAAGGTGTCGCTGGAAGAAAGCGTGCTTGGCCAGGTGACGACAGCAATCCAGAATGCCCAGGAAAAAATTGTTTATGCCAGCAACGGCACGTTAAGTGATGATGACCGGGCATCGTTGGCAACGGATATTCAGGGGATTCGCGACCAGTTGTTAAACCTGGCGAATACCACGGATGGGAACGGGCGCTACATTTTTGCCGGTTATAAAACAGAATCCGCGCCGTTTAGTGAGGCTGACGGTGATTATGTCGGCGGAACAGAAAGTATTAAGCAGCAGGTCGATGCCTCTCGCTCAATGGTGATAGGGCATACCGGTGACAAAATATTCAACAGTATCACCAGCAACGCGGTAGCGGAACCTGACGGTAGCGATTCTGAAACTAACCTGTTTGCTATGCTGGATAGCGCCATCGCGGCGCTAAAAACGCCAGTCGCAGATAGCGAAGCGGATAAAGAAACCTCTGCTGCTGCATTGGATAAAACCAACCGTGGCCTGAAAAACTCACTGAATAATGTCCTGACCGTACGCGCGGAACTCGGCACGCAACTGAATGAACTGGAGTCGCTGGATTCATTAGGTAGCGATCGCGCTTTAGGGCAAACGCAGCAGATGAGTGATCTGGTTGATGTAGACTGGAATGCGACTATTTCATCTTACATCATGCAGCAAACGGCGTTGCAGGCGTCGTACAAAGCGTTTACAGATATGCAAGGATTGTCGCTTTTCCAGCTCAACAAATAA
- the rne gene encoding ribonuclease E, translating into MKRMLINATQQEELRVALVDGQRLYDLDIESPGHEQKKANIYKGKITRIEPSLEAAFVDYGAERHGFLPLKEIAREYFPANYSAHGRPNIKDVLREGQEVIVQIDKEERGNKGAALTTFISLAGSYLVLMPNNPRAGGISRRIEGDDRTELKEALASLELPEGMGLIVRTAGVGKSAEALQWDLSFRLKHWEAIKKAAESRPAPFLIHQESNVIVRAFRDYLRQDIGEILIDNPKVLELARQHIAALGRPDFSSKIKLYTGEIPLFSHYQIESQIESAFQREVRLPSGGSIVIDSTEALTAIDINSARATRGGDIEETAFNTNLEAADEIARQLRLRDLGGLIVIDFIDMTPVRHQRAVENRLREAVRQDRARIQISHISRFGLLEMSRQRLSPSLGESSHHVCPRCSGTGTVRDNESLSLSILRLIEEEALKENTQEVHAIVPVPIASYLLNEKRSAVNAIETRQDGVRCVIVPNDQMETPHYHVLRVRKGEETPTLSYMLPKLHEEAMALPSEEEFAERKRPEQPALATFAMPDVPPAPAPAEPVAPAAAPAPKAAPATPAAPAQPGLLSRLFSVLKSLFSGGEETKSVEQPAPKEDAKPERQQDRRKPRQNNRRDRNERRDTRSERTEGSDNREENRRNRRQAQQQTAETRDSRQQADVTEKARTNDEQQAPRRERSRRRNDDKRQAQQEVKALNVEEQSVQETEQEERVRPVQPRRKQRQLNQKVRYEQSVAEEVVTAPVVEETVAAEPVTQEAQAPSTELVKVPLPVVAQIAPEQQEENNADNRDNGGMPRRSRRSPRHLRVSGQRRRRYRDERYPAQSPMPLTVACASPELASGKVWIRYPVVRPQDVQVEEQREQEEVQVQPMVTEVPVAAAVEPVVAAPVVEEVAEVVETPVQVAQAQPEVVETTHPEVIAAAVTEQPQVIAEADVAVAQDVAEHAEPVVEPQEETADIEEVAETAEVVVAEPEVVAQPAAPVAAEVAAEVETVAPVVSEVTVEHNHATAPMTRAPAPEYVPEAPRHSDWQRPSFAFEGKGAAGGHAATHHASAGPARPQPVE; encoded by the coding sequence ATGAAAAGAATGTTAATTAACGCAACTCAGCAGGAAGAGTTGCGCGTTGCCCTTGTAGATGGGCAGCGTCTGTATGACCTGGATATCGAAAGCCCGGGGCATGAGCAGAAAAAGGCTAACATCTACAAAGGTAAAATCACCCGCATTGAACCGAGTCTGGAAGCTGCTTTTGTTGATTACGGCGCTGAACGTCACGGTTTCCTCCCTCTAAAAGAAATTGCCCGCGAATATTTCCCAGCTAACTACAGTGCTCATGGTCGCCCCAACATTAAAGATGTGTTGCGTGAAGGCCAGGAAGTTATTGTTCAGATTGATAAAGAAGAGCGTGGCAACAAAGGGGCTGCGCTGACGACCTTTATCAGCCTGGCGGGTAGCTATCTGGTTCTGATGCCAAACAACCCGCGCGCGGGTGGCATTTCTCGCCGTATTGAAGGCGACGACCGTACCGAATTAAAAGAAGCACTGGCAAGCCTGGAACTGCCGGAAGGCATGGGGCTTATCGTGCGTACCGCTGGCGTCGGCAAATCTGCCGAGGCGCTGCAATGGGATTTAAGCTTCCGTCTGAAACACTGGGAAGCGATCAAAAAAGCCGCTGAAAGTCGCCCTGCTCCGTTCCTGATTCACCAGGAGAGCAACGTAATCGTTCGCGCATTCCGCGATTACTTACGCCAGGACATCGGCGAAATTCTTATCGATAATCCGAAAGTGCTCGAACTGGCACGTCAGCATATCGCTGCATTAGGTCGCCCGGATTTCAGCAGCAAAATCAAACTGTACACCGGTGAAATTCCGCTGTTCAGCCACTACCAGATAGAATCGCAGATTGAGTCCGCCTTCCAGCGTGAAGTCCGTCTGCCGTCTGGTGGCTCTATTGTTATCGACAGCACCGAAGCGTTAACCGCCATCGACATCAACTCCGCACGTGCAACTCGCGGCGGCGATATCGAAGAAACTGCGTTTAACACCAACTTGGAAGCTGCTGATGAAATTGCTCGTCAGCTGCGTCTGCGTGACCTCGGTGGTCTGATTGTTATCGACTTCATCGACATGACGCCAGTACGCCACCAGCGTGCGGTAGAAAACCGTCTGCGCGAAGCGGTGCGTCAGGACCGTGCTCGTATTCAAATCAGCCATATTTCTCGCTTCGGCCTTCTGGAGATGTCCCGTCAGCGCCTGAGCCCGTCGCTGGGTGAATCCAGTCATCACGTTTGTCCGCGTTGTTCCGGTACTGGCACCGTGCGTGACAATGAATCCCTGTCGCTCTCTATTCTGCGTCTGATTGAAGAAGAAGCGCTGAAAGAGAACACTCAGGAAGTCCACGCCATTGTTCCTGTGCCAATCGCCTCTTACCTGCTGAACGAAAAACGTTCTGCGGTAAATGCCATTGAAACTCGTCAGGACGGCGTACGCTGTGTGATTGTACCAAACGATCAGATGGAAACTCCGCACTACCACGTGCTGCGCGTGCGTAAAGGGGAAGAAACGCCGACCTTAAGCTACATGCTGCCGAAACTGCATGAAGAAGCGATGGCGTTGCCGTCTGAAGAAGAGTTCGCTGAACGTAAGCGTCCTGAACAACCTGCACTGGCAACCTTTGCTATGCCGGATGTGCCACCAGCGCCAGCTCCGGCTGAACCTGTAGCGCCTGCAGCAGCCCCGGCACCTAAAGCGGCACCAGCAACGCCAGCAGCTCCTGCACAACCGGGTCTGTTGAGCCGCCTTTTCAGTGTACTGAAATCGCTGTTCAGTGGCGGTGAAGAAACCAAATCGGTCGAGCAACCTGCACCCAAAGAGGACGCGAAACCGGAACGCCAACAGGATCGCCGTAAGCCTCGTCAGAACAACCGCCGTGACCGTAATGAACGCCGCGACACGCGTAGCGAACGTACGGAGGGTAGCGATAATCGCGAAGAAAACCGTCGTAATCGTCGCCAGGCGCAGCAGCAAACGGCTGAGACGCGCGATAGCCGTCAGCAGGCTGATGTAACGGAAAAAGCGCGTACCAATGACGAACAGCAAGCGCCGCGTCGTGAACGAAGCCGCCGCCGTAACGATGATAAACGTCAGGCGCAACAAGAAGTGAAGGCGCTGAATGTTGAAGAGCAATCTGTTCAGGAAACCGAACAGGAAGAACGTGTACGTCCGGTTCAGCCGCGTCGTAAACAACGTCAGCTGAATCAGAAAGTGCGCTATGAACAAAGCGTTGCGGAAGAAGTGGTTACCGCACCGGTGGTTGAAGAAACAGTCGCTGCCGAGCCTGTTACTCAGGAAGCGCAAGCCCCGAGCACTGAACTGGTGAAAGTACCGCTGCCAGTCGTAGCGCAAATTGCGCCGGAACAGCAAGAAGAGAACAATGCCGATAACCGTGACAACGGTGGCATGCCGCGTCGTTCTCGCCGCTCGCCTCGTCACCTGCGCGTGAGTGGTCAGCGTCGTCGCCGCTATCGTGATGAGCGTTATCCGGCCCAGTCACCCATGCCGTTAACCGTAGCGTGCGCATCTCCGGAACTGGCCTCTGGCAAAGTCTGGATCCGTTATCCGGTTGTACGTCCGCAGGATGTACAGGTTGAGGAGCAACGCGAACAGGAAGAAGTGCAGGTGCAGCCGATGGTAACAGAAGTCCCTGTTGCTGCCGCTGTCGAACCGGTTGTTGCTGCTCCGGTTGTTGAAGAGGTGGCTGAAGTTGTAGAAACACCGGTTCAGGTTGCACAAGCGCAACCGGAAGTGGTTGAAACAACGCATCCTGAAGTGATTGCCGCAGCGGTAACAGAACAGCCTCAGGTGATTGCCGAGGCCGATGTTGCCGTAGCGCAGGACGTTGCAGAGCACGCAGAACCGGTAGTTGAACCGCAGGAAGAGACGGCAGACATTGAAGAAGTTGCCGAAACTGCCGAGGTTGTGGTTGCCGAGCCGGAAGTTGTCGCTCAACCTGCCGCTCCGGTCGCCGCTGAAGTCGCAGCAGAGGTTGAAACGGTAGCTCCTGTTGTATCCGAGGTAACCGTTGAACATAACCACGCCACTGCGCCGATGACACGCGCTCCGGCACCGGAATATGTTCCGGAAGCACCGCGTCACAGTGACTGGCAGCGCCCAAGCTTTGCCTTTGAAGGTAAAGGTGCCGCAGGTGGTCATGCGGCAACACATCATGCATCTGCTGGCCCTGCGCGTCCGCAACCTGTTGAGTAA
- the rluC gene encoding 23S rRNA pseudouridine(955/2504/2580) synthase RluC, translating to MKTETPSVKIVAITADEAGQRIDNFLRTQLKGVPKSMIYRILRKGEVRVNKKRIKPEYKLEAGDEVRIPPVRVAEREEDAVSPHLQKVAALADVILYEDDHILVLNKPSGTAVHGGSGLSFGVIEGLRALRPEARFLELVHRLDRDTSGVLLVAKKRSALRSLHEQLREKGMQKDYLALVRGQWQSHVKSVQAPLLKNILQSGERIVRVSQEGKPSETRFKVEERYAFATLVRCSPVTGRTHQIRVHTQYAGHPIAFDDRYGDREFDKQLTESGTGLNRLFLHAAALKFTHPGTGEVMRIEAPMDDGLKRCLQKLRNTR from the coding sequence ATGAAAACAGAGACTCCATCCGTAAAAATCGTTGCTATCACTGCTGACGAAGCAGGGCAACGTATCGATAATTTTTTGCGTACCCAACTGAAAGGCGTACCAAAAAGTATGATCTACCGTATTTTGCGTAAAGGTGAAGTACGGGTGAACAAAAAACGTATTAAACCTGAATATAAACTCGAAGCTGGCGATGAAGTGCGTATTCCGCCAGTTCGCGTTGCCGAACGGGAAGAAGATGCGGTGTCGCCACATCTGCAAAAAGTGGCGGCGCTGGCGGATGTCATCTTATATGAAGATGATCATATTCTGGTGCTGAATAAACCGTCCGGCACGGCGGTACATGGCGGCAGTGGTTTAAGTTTCGGCGTTATTGAAGGTTTGCGGGCGTTGCGCCCTGAAGCACGGTTCCTCGAACTGGTGCATCGACTCGACAGGGACACTTCAGGCGTGCTGCTGGTGGCGAAAAAACGCTCGGCGTTACGTTCGCTGCATGAGCAGTTACGTGAAAAAGGCATGCAGAAAGATTACCTGGCGCTGGTGCGCGGCCAGTGGCAGTCACACGTGAAGAGTGTACAAGCGCCGTTATTGAAGAATATTTTGCAAAGCGGTGAGCGTATTGTGCGTGTGAGTCAGGAAGGTAAACCATCCGAAACGCGTTTTAAAGTGGAGGAACGCTATGCGTTTGCCACTCTGGTGCGTTGTAGCCCGGTTACCGGACGTACTCATCAGATCCGTGTGCATACACAGTATGCCGGTCATCCGATAGCGTTTGACGATCGTTACGGCGACCGTGAATTCGATAAACAACTAACTGAATCGGGAACGGGGTTAAATCGTTTGTTCCTGCATGCGGCGGCGTTGAAGTTTACGCATCCGGGGACCGGTGAGGTGATGCGTATCGAAGCGCCAATGGATGATGGTTTGAAGCGTTGTTTGCAGAAACTGCGTAACACGCGTTAA
- the yceF gene encoding 7-methyl-GTP pyrophosphatase — protein MPKLILASTSPWRRVLLEKLQISFECAAPEVDETPRSDESPRQLVLRLAQEKAQSLASRYPDHLIIGSDQVCVLDGEITGKPLTEENARLQLRKASGNIVTFYTGLALFNSANGHLQTEVEPFDVHFRHLSEAEIDNYVRKEHPLHCAGSFKSEGFGITLFERLEGRDPNTLVGLPLIALCQMLRREGQNPLMG, from the coding sequence ATGCCTAAACTTATTTTAGCCTCCACATCGCCCTGGCGCCGCGTCCTACTGGAAAAACTGCAAATCTCTTTCGAATGTGCCGCGCCGGAGGTCGACGAAACCCCGCGCAGCGATGAATCACCGCGCCAGTTGGTGCTTCGACTGGCGCAGGAAAAAGCGCAATCCCTGGCGTCACGTTATCCGGATCATTTAATTATTGGTTCTGATCAGGTGTGTGTACTGGACGGTGAAATCACTGGCAAACCGTTAACGGAAGAAAATGCCCGTCTGCAATTACGTAAAGCCAGTGGCAATATTGTCACCTTCTATACCGGGCTGGCGCTGTTTAATTCGGCGAATGGGCATCTGCAAACAGAAGTTGAACCTTTTGACGTCCATTTCCGTCATCTGAGCGAGGCGGAGATTGATAATTACGTGCGTAAAGAACATCCCCTGCACTGCGCAGGCAGCTTTAAGAGTGAAGGGTTTGGTATCACGCTGTTTGAGCGCTTAGAGGGGCGTGACCCTAACACGCTGGTTGGTTTGCCGCTTATCGCGCTCTGTCAGATGTTGCGCCGGGAAGGGCAAAACCCGCTGATGGGATAA
- the yceD gene encoding 23S rRNA accumulation protein YceD: protein MQKVKLPLTLDPVRTAQKRLDYQGIYTPDQVERVAESVVSVDSDVECSMSFAIDNQRLAVLNGDAKVTVTLECQRCGKPFTHQVYTTYCFSPVRSDEQAEALPEAYEPIEVNEFGEIDLLAMVEDEIILALPVVPVHDSEHCEVSEADMVFGELPEEAQKPNPFAVLASLKRK, encoded by the coding sequence ATGCAAAAGGTAAAATTACCCCTGACTCTCGATCCGGTTCGTACGGCTCAAAAACGCCTTGATTACCAGGGTATTTATACTCCTGATCAGGTTGAGCGCGTCGCCGAATCTGTGGTCAGTGTGGACAGTGATGTGGAATGCTCCATGTCGTTCGCTATCGATAACCAACGTCTCGCGGTGTTAAACGGCGATGCGAAGGTGACGGTAACGCTCGAGTGTCAGCGTTGCGGGAAGCCGTTTACTCATCAGGTCTACACAACGTATTGTTTTAGTCCTGTGCGTTCAGACGAACAGGCTGAAGCACTGCCGGAAGCGTATGAACCGATTGAGGTTAACGAATTCGGTGAAATCGATCTGCTTGCAATGGTTGAAGATGAAATCATCCTCGCCTTGCCGGTAGTTCCGGTGCATGATTCTGAACACTGTGAAGTGTCCGAAGCGGACATGGTCTTTGGTGAACTGCCTGAAGAAGCGCAAAAGCCAAACCCATTTGCCGTATTAGCCAGCTTAAAGCGTAAGTAA
- the rpmF gene encoding 50S ribosomal protein L32 encodes MAVQQNKPTRSKRGMRRSHDALTAVTSLSVDKTSGEKHLRHHITADGYYRGRKVIAK; translated from the coding sequence ATGGCCGTACAACAGAATAAACCAACCCGTTCCAAACGTGGCATGCGTCGTTCCCATGACGCGCTGACCGCAGTCACCAGCCTGTCTGTAGACAAAACTTCTGGTGAAAAACACCTGCGTCACCACATCACTGCCGACGGTTACTACCGCGGCCGCAAGGTCATCGCTAAGTAA
- the plsX gene encoding phosphate acyltransferase PlsX translates to MTRLTLALDVMGGDFGPSVTVPAALQALNSNSQLTLLLVGNPDAITPLLAKADFEQRSRLQIIPAQSVIASDARPSQAIRASRGSSMRVALELVKEGRAQACVSAGNTGALMGLAKLLLKPLEGIERPALVTVLPHQQKGKTVVLDLGANVDCDSTMLVQFAIMGSVLAEEVVEIPNPRVALLNIGEEEVKGLDSIQDASAVLKTIPSINYIGYLEANELLTGKTDVLVCDGFTGNVTLKTMEGVVRMFLSLLKSQGEGKKRSWWLLLLKRWLQKSLTRRFSHLNPDQYNGACLLGLRGTVIKSHGAANQRAFAVAIEQAVQAVQRQVPQRIAARLKSVYPAGFELLDDGKSGTLQ, encoded by the coding sequence TTGACACGTCTAACCCTGGCGTTAGATGTCATGGGAGGGGATTTCGGTCCTTCCGTGACAGTGCCTGCAGCTTTGCAGGCACTGAATTCTAATTCGCAACTCACTCTTCTTTTAGTCGGTAATCCCGACGCCATCACGCCATTACTTGCTAAAGCTGACTTTGAACAACGTTCGCGTCTGCAGATTATCCCTGCGCAGTCAGTTATCGCCAGTGATGCCCGGCCTTCGCAAGCTATTCGCGCCAGTCGCGGTAGCTCAATGCGCGTGGCGCTGGAGCTGGTTAAAGAAGGTAGAGCACAAGCCTGCGTCAGCGCCGGTAATACCGGAGCGTTGATGGGACTGGCAAAATTATTACTCAAGCCCCTTGAGGGGATTGAGCGACCTGCGTTGGTGACGGTGCTGCCGCATCAGCAAAAGGGCAAAACGGTGGTCCTTGATTTAGGGGCCAACGTCGATTGTGATAGCACAATGTTGGTGCAATTCGCCATTATGGGCTCAGTTTTGGCTGAAGAGGTGGTGGAAATTCCCAACCCTCGCGTGGCGTTGCTCAATATTGGTGAAGAAGAAGTGAAGGGTCTTGACAGCATTCAGGATGCCTCAGCTGTGCTGAAAACAATCCCTTCTATCAATTACATCGGCTATCTTGAAGCCAATGAGTTATTAACTGGCAAGACAGATGTGCTGGTCTGTGACGGCTTTACAGGAAATGTCACATTAAAGACGATGGAAGGTGTTGTCAGGATGTTCCTTTCTCTGCTGAAATCTCAGGGTGAAGGAAAAAAACGGTCGTGGTGGCTACTGTTATTAAAGCGTTGGCTACAAAAGAGCCTGACGAGGCGATTCAGTCACCTCAACCCCGACCAGTATAACGGCGCCTGTCTGTTAGGATTGCGCGGCACGGTGATAAAAAGTCATGGTGCGGCCAATCAGCGAGCTTTTGCGGTCGCGATTGAACAGGCAGTGCAGGCGGTGCAGCGACAAGTTCCTCAGCGAATTGCCGCTCGCCT